A window of Sphingorhabdus lacus contains these coding sequences:
- the moaC gene encoding cyclic pyranopterin monophosphate synthase MoaC — protein sequence MTKLTHLDESGAAHMVDVSAKADTVREAVAEGRIQMSANALQAIVEGSAKKGDVLATARIAGIMAAKKTSELIPLCHPLLLSKIAVDFTFESDGIRATSRVRLTGQTGVEMEAMTAVSVALLTIYDMAKALDKGMTITEIRLLTKSGGKSGDWVRPAC from the coding sequence ATGACGAAACTGACCCATCTCGATGAAAGCGGTGCTGCGCATATGGTGGATGTATCGGCTAAAGCCGACACTGTTCGCGAGGCGGTGGCCGAGGGCCGGATTCAAATGTCGGCGAACGCATTGCAGGCTATCGTTGAAGGCAGCGCCAAGAAAGGCGATGTCCTCGCCACCGCACGCATCGCCGGGATAATGGCTGCGAAGAAAACGAGCGAACTCATACCACTATGCCATCCGTTGCTGCTTTCGAAAATAGCAGTAGATTTCACCTTTGAATCCGATGGCATTCGCGCAACGTCGCGTGTGCGTCTTACCGGGCAAACAGGCGTAGAAATGGAAGCGATGACGGCGGTGTCTGTCGCGCTCCTGACCATTTACGACATGGCAAAAGCTCTCGACAAAGGCATGACGATTACAGAAATTCGTCTTTTAACCAAAAGTGGCGGCAAATCAGGTGATTGGGTGCGTCCCGCATGCTGA
- a CDS encoding molybdopterin molybdotransferase MoeA produces MLSLDEAQSQLLALATRLPSQSKPLSACSGHYLAEPVIAKRTQPAADLSAMDGYALSSFTQPGPWRVIGESAAGRPFGNEVGAGEAVRIFTGAHVPAGCDTVLIQEDAIRDGATLKLNGSELLKPAAHIRRAGGDFLEGSTLLDTGIKLTPGAIAVAAMAGYGTLNVGGRPHVSILASGDELRAPGELCDDAHIPSSNTPMLVAMLSGLPCDVTDCGIVEDTMEALETAIQNCMQSDIIVTTGGASVGDHDLVEPVLRKLGAQIDFWKVAIRPGKPLIVGRIGKTIILGLPGNPSSAYVTATLFLLPLVRFLAGCTAPLPKVNNGTLNHAIAAGGKRTELFRALEENGVISIFSRQDSGMLTPLSMANALLINPVDAPARVAGEPAQFLRID; encoded by the coding sequence ATGCTGAGCTTGGACGAGGCCCAATCGCAGCTACTGGCTTTGGCTACCCGCTTACCTTCCCAATCAAAGCCGCTTTCCGCTTGTTCCGGCCACTATCTGGCTGAACCCGTTATCGCGAAACGCACCCAGCCCGCTGCGGATCTTTCGGCGATGGATGGTTATGCCCTCAGCAGTTTCACCCAACCTGGCCCTTGGCGCGTCATTGGTGAAAGCGCAGCAGGTCGACCTTTTGGGAACGAAGTCGGCGCAGGCGAAGCGGTCCGTATTTTTACTGGCGCACATGTGCCGGCAGGCTGCGACACGGTGCTTATTCAAGAAGATGCGATCCGCGATGGCGCGACACTAAAACTGAATGGATCGGAACTCCTGAAACCAGCGGCGCATATCAGACGTGCCGGTGGCGACTTCCTCGAAGGCTCCACTTTGCTGGATACGGGGATCAAACTTACCCCCGGCGCCATCGCGGTCGCGGCGATGGCCGGTTATGGAACGTTAAATGTCGGTGGCCGCCCGCATGTAAGCATTTTGGCATCGGGAGACGAATTACGTGCGCCCGGCGAGCTTTGCGATGATGCCCATATACCTTCCAGTAACACCCCAATGCTTGTCGCTATGCTATCAGGGTTACCATGTGATGTAACGGATTGCGGAATTGTAGAAGACACGATGGAAGCGCTTGAAACTGCAATCCAGAACTGCATGCAATCCGATATCATCGTCACTACAGGTGGCGCCTCTGTCGGCGATCATGATCTGGTGGAACCGGTGCTCCGTAAATTGGGTGCCCAAATCGACTTCTGGAAAGTAGCCATCCGACCTGGAAAGCCCCTCATTGTAGGACGAATCGGTAAGACTATCATCCTTGGATTGCCCGGAAATCCGTCATCGGCATATGTCACAGCAACACTCTTTCTTTTGCCCTTAGTGCGATTTCTGGCGGGTTGCACAGCACCGCTACCTAAGGTCAATAATGGCACACTAAACCATGCGATCGCCGCGGGTGGCAAAAGAACAGAGTTGTTCCGCGCCCTTGAAGAAAATGGCGTGATCTCAATATTTTCAAGGCAAGATAGCGGAATGCTGACACCGCTTTCCATGGCAAATGCTCTGCTAATCAACCCCGTTGACGCGCCCGCACGGGTAGCGGGGGAACCTGCCCAGTTTTTGCGGATCGACTGA
- the lexA gene encoding transcriptional repressor LexA, which yields MLTAKQHELLLFIHKHLEESGISPSFEEMKEALDLKSKSGVHRLIGALEERGFIRRLVNRARALEVVKMPEGGTSRPSNITKLTPAIASNKAQVNLPVAANDVLEIPLHGKIAAGVPIEALEGQNSLSVPMALLGSGEHYALEVSGDSMVEAGILDGDYALIKKASTARDGEIVVALVRGEEATLKYLRREGQRIRLDPANSLYEPQYFESHEVEVQGKLAGLLRRYH from the coding sequence ATGCTCACCGCAAAACAACATGAATTGCTTCTTTTTATCCATAAGCATCTGGAAGAAAGCGGTATTTCACCTTCATTTGAAGAAATGAAGGAAGCTCTCGATTTGAAAAGCAAATCCGGTGTCCACCGGCTGATTGGTGCGTTAGAGGAACGCGGGTTTATCCGCCGCCTCGTCAACCGCGCCCGCGCACTTGAGGTTGTAAAAATGCCGGAAGGTGGGACGAGCCGACCTTCCAATATCACCAAGCTAACCCCTGCCATCGCGTCGAACAAAGCGCAGGTTAATCTACCCGTCGCTGCCAACGATGTTCTCGAAATTCCTCTGCACGGCAAGATTGCTGCGGGTGTTCCTATCGAAGCGCTTGAGGGACAAAACTCGCTCTCTGTACCGATGGCTTTGCTCGGCAGCGGTGAACATTATGCGCTTGAAGTATCTGGAGACTCCATGGTGGAAGCCGGGATATTGGATGGCGATTATGCCTTGATTAAAAAGGCGAGCACAGCGCGTGACGGCGAAATCGTCGTTGCTCTTGTACGGGGTGAAGAGGCTACACTGAAATATCTGCGCCGCGAAGGTCAGCGAATTCGTCTCGATCCGGCAAACTCGCTTTATGAACCGCAATATTTCGAGTCCCATGAAGTCGAGGTGCAAGGAAAGCTGGCTGGGCTATTACGTCGCTATCACTGA